A genomic region of Halomonas aestuarii contains the following coding sequences:
- a CDS encoding LysR family transcriptional regulator — MLDWQDIQIFLEVARSERLTDAARRLGLDHSTLSRRTRRFEQALNTQLFERSTHGYHLTEAGQQLLAHAEEMARHAFEAGESLTDKNHQISGQIRLGVTEGFGTWVIAPLLSAFCERHPGVTLDLLALPRVVNLSRHEADLAITVERPVSPGLVISRLCDYRLRLYGSREYLARHGTPARLPELSDHRLVGYVDDLIFSEQLSYLEPLLDPSVVGHPGPHFAMRSTSVTTQHAACLQGAGLAVLPCFMASTSDALVNVLDDDVEIVRQFWITARQEQRRLARVRLLWDFLREALEANRAFLMGETRTLVIPDLPAAPSA, encoded by the coding sequence ATGCTGGACTGGCAGGACATCCAGATCTTCCTGGAAGTGGCGCGCAGCGAAAGGCTCACCGACGCCGCCCGGCGCCTGGGGCTGGACCACTCTACCCTGTCGCGGCGCACCCGGCGCTTCGAGCAGGCGCTCAACACCCAGCTGTTCGAGCGCAGCACCCACGGCTACCACCTCACCGAGGCCGGCCAGCAGCTGCTCGCCCATGCCGAGGAGATGGCCCGCCACGCCTTCGAGGCGGGCGAGAGCCTCACCGACAAGAACCACCAGATCAGCGGCCAGATCCGCCTGGGCGTGACCGAGGGCTTCGGCACCTGGGTGATCGCCCCGCTGCTCTCGGCCTTCTGCGAACGCCACCCGGGCGTGACCCTGGACCTGCTCGCCCTGCCCCGGGTGGTCAACCTGAGCCGCCACGAGGCGGACCTCGCCATCACCGTGGAGCGCCCGGTGAGCCCCGGGCTCGTGATCTCGCGCCTGTGCGACTACCGGCTGCGCCTCTACGGCAGCCGTGAGTATCTCGCCCGCCACGGCACCCCGGCCCGGCTGCCCGAGCTGAGCGATCACCGGCTGGTGGGCTACGTCGACGACCTGATCTTCAGCGAGCAGCTCAGCTACCTGGAGCCCCTGCTCGACCCCTCGGTGGTGGGCCACCCAGGGCCGCACTTCGCCATGCGCAGCACCAGCGTGACCACCCAGCATGCCGCCTGCCTGCAGGGCGCGGGACTCGCCGTGCTGCCCTGCTTCATGGCCAGCACCTCGGACGCCCTGGTGAACGTGCTGGATGACGACGTGGAGATCGTGCGCCAGTTCTGGATCACCGCCCGCCAGGAACAGCGCCGCCTGGCCAGGGTGCGCCTGCTCTGGGACTTCCTGCGCGAGGCCCTGGAGGCCAACCGCGCCTTCCTGATGGGCGAGACCCGGACGCTGGTGATCCCCGACCTCCCCGCCGCTCCGTCGGCATGA